The nucleotide sequence CCCCGGCCGTAGCGGACCGCGAGATCCATGCGACGCTCGCGCGCGAAGTCCACGACACTCACCGAGCTGTCGATGTGAACGCGTATGTCGCCGTGCGCGGCTTCGAAATCGCGGATTCGGGGTGCCAGCCACAGGGCGCCGAAGGCGGGGGTCGTGGAGACCGTCAGCGTCCGTTCCGCTTCTCTCAGCTCTTCCAGCGCCCGCTCGAGCTCCCCGAACGCGCGGCTGGCAGCCGAGGCGAGCCGCGCCCCGGCCTCGGTCAGCTCGACGCGGCGCGTCCTGCGCACGAATAGCGCGATGTCGAGCTGATCCTCCAGCGTGCGGATCTGGTGGGAGACCGCGGACGGTGATACGCCGAGCTCCTCTGCTGCAGCCTGAAAGCTGCCGCGGCGCGCGGCGGTCTCGAAGACGCGAAGCGCCATAGGGGAGGGCATACGCACAGGGCCACCCCACGCATGAGAAAAATCAATTTATAAGTGACGAATTTTCGCTTGTAGGTCAATAACCAGAAAAGAAAACTTGGGTTCAGCGCCCGCTGAGGAAGATGAGCAGGATTGTCCAGCGGCGGAGTCGGGCAAGTCCCGGCGCCGGATGCGGGTGGCGCGGGATCAGGTATGGAGGACGCGGTCGGCATGGCATGGATCCACCTTGCGCTCGCCGGCGTCGCAGAAGTCGTCTTCGTGGTCGGCATGAAGCTCTCGCGGGGTTTCGAGCGGCCGGCCTGGGTTGCTGTCGCGGCCGTCTTTCTCCTCACCAGCGTCGGCCTGCTCACCCTGGTGGCCAAGGCGCTGCCCATCAGTGTCGCCTATCCGATCTGGACGGCGGCCGGGATCTTCGGCTCGGCGATCGTTGGCGCCCTGGCCTTTGGCGAGGCGATGAGCATGCCGAAACTCGTCGGCCTCACGCTGATTGTCGCCGGCGTGGCGAGCCTGCGTGTGGCCGCCTGACCGTGATCGCCAAACCGAGAATGGAGAGTTGGGAAACCATGACGACCATCCTGCGTCTGGATGCCTCCGCGCGCCGGAGCCGTTCTCTCACCCGCGAGCTCGCGGATCGCTTCGAGGGCGCCTAGCGCGCCGAGGAGCCGGCTGTCACGGTGATCCGGCGGGATGTGGGGCGCGAGCCCCCCGCAATCATCAGCGAACGGTGGATCGCCGCGGCCTTCGAGCAGAAGGGACGCCGCACTGCGGAGCAGGTCGAGGTGCTGAAGCAATCCGACACGCTCATCGACGAGATCCGGCGCGCAGACGTGCTGCTGATCGCCACGCCGAACTATAACTACGGCATGCCCGCCGCGCTCAAGGCCTGGGTGGATCAGGTCATCCGGGTCGAGGAGACCTTCAGTTTCGACCTCGCCCGCGGTGACCAGCCACTGGAGCCCATCCTCTCGGGCAGGACGATGGTCATCCTGTCCTCCTCGGGCGAGTTCGGCTACGCACCCGGCGGTCCCAACGCCGAGCACAATCACCTGGAGCCGCATCTGCGCAGCGCCGGCAGGCTGTTCGGCGTCTCGAGCACATTCCACATCGCCATCGAATACGAGGAGTTCGGTGGCGAGCGCCACGCGCTTTCGAAGGCGGAGGCGCATCGCAGGGCTCGGGAGCTGGCCCGCCAACTCGCGTCGACGAGTGTGGACCATTGCGCCGAGCAGGCATGAGTATCCGGAGGCAGCCGAGCTCCAACGTGCTGAAGGCACACCTTGGAATGCTCGGCTGGGCGGTGATCGTGGGGTCATCATTTCCCGTCGTCGGGCTACTCACCCAGGGCCTGCCGCCGTTGCAGCTCACTGCGCTGCGATTCGCGATCGCGGCCGGCGTGCTGTGGCCGCTGGTGAGGCTGCCTTCCGATCGGCGTCCCGGTCTCCGTGCCCTGGCCGTCTATGCCCTCATGGGGCTGTGCCTCGCCAGCTTCTTCGGTGCGATGTTCTGGGCGGCGCATCGCACAACGGCGCTAACCATGTCGGTGCTGTACGTGAGCGTGCCGTTTCTAGCCTACCTGTTCGGCCGCATGCTCGCGCTCGAGCCGCGGGCGCTCGACCTGCCCCTTATCCTCGGCGCCGGTGCCGCCGGTGCCCTCGCGCTCGTCTGGGCGGAGGCCGCTTCTTCCGGGGGGAGCGTCCGCTTCGCCCTCGCCGACGCCGTCTTCTTCGCCGGCTGCATCGGCTCGGCGCTCTACCCGGTGCTCAGCAAGTGGGGGCTCGAGCGCCAGCTCCTCTCCAGGAGCGCGGCGGTGCGGACGTTCTGGAGCCTTGCCGCCGGGGCAGTCGCCATCGGCGTGCTGGGCGCGCTCGCGGAAGGCGCGGGCGCACTTGCCAGGGTGACCCTTCGCGATCTTCTGATCGTCGGCTACCTCGCCGTCTTCTCGAGCGGCGTGACCTTCTGGCTGATGCAGAGGTCGACGGAGGTCATGACGCCGGGGGCGGTCACGGCCTACACCTATCTCGTGCCCTCCGTTTCGATGGTGGTGCTGTTCTGGGAGAACCCCGCCCTCGTTGGCTGGCAGTGGCTGCCGGGGACGATGCTCGTGGCGGCTGCCATCGCCCTGCTGGCCGCCCGCGACACCCGCGGGCAGTTGCCGGCGCGGGGGCATCGCTGACCGCGGGGCGCTGGGAGTGCGTTTGAGCCCCCGCTTGCCGCTGCAGCGATCGGCCATGTTCATGGACCGGGAAGGGCGCCTTCCGGGCGCCGAGAGCATCCGACGCTGCGCATGGTCGCAACACCTCAAGGGAGTACGCACGTGAACGGTAAAACAGCGCCATGGCGGAACTGGCAGGACTTTCGCGCGGCGCAGCGGGAGCTGCGCCTGCCTGCGGGTGCGGCGGCGCACATCGAGGTGTCGATCCGCTACATCGACGTCGGGGAGCCCCGACGCGGCAGCCTGCTGCTGATGCACGGCATTCCCACCTGGGGCTATCTGTATCACGAGGTCATCCCGGCCTTCGTCCGGGCGGGCTACCGCGTTATCGCGCCGGATTTCCTCGGCCATGGATGGTCGGATCGCAGAGACCGGTTCGATCGCTCCTTCCAGGATCAGGCGCGCATGATCGATGCGTTGCTCTCGGCACTCGGGCTGCGGGGCCTGGACATCGTCGGCCACGACACCGGCGGGGCGGTCGCGCTGATCCTCGCCATCGAGCACGCGGCGCTGGTGCGCCGCATGGTGATCACCAACTCGGTCTGCTACGACCGCTTCGACGATGACATGCTGGACTTCGGCCACCCACTGCGCTGGAAGCCGCGCCCGGTCGCCGAGCTCGTGGCTGAGCTGGAGGAGAGCCTGGCCGCAGGGCTCTCCAATCGCGACCGCCTCACGGCCGGGTTCCGCGAAGGAATCATCGCGCCCTGGGCGAGCGAGGAAGGCAAGCTCAGCCTGTTGCGGAACGCGGCTGCGCTGAACGCGAACCAGACCATGGCGCTGGTGGACCGGCACGGCACCATTCGCGCGCCGACGCTGGTGCTCTGGGGGATGGATGACCCCTGGCAGAAAGCGGAGGACGGCGCCCGGCTTGCGCAGGAAATCCCCGACGCCAGGTTTCAGGGCATCGACGGGGCATCACACTGGCTGCCGCAGGATGCCCCGGAGCGTTTCTCGGCAGCGGTGCTCGATTTTCTCGGGTCGTGAACGCCGTTCGCCTGGAGCGGACCGATCGGGACGCCAACCTGGCACGCGGAGGAGGGTTGGCACCGATGGACGTCTGGCTTGCCTTTGTCATGGCCTCGGTTGTGGTGACGCTGCTGCCGGGGCCGTCCATGCTGCTGGTTATCGCGAAGGCGCTGGCGGAAGGGCCGGCCAGGAGCCTCGCCACGGTGACGGGTGTGGTCGTGGCGGACGCGTGCCTGATGCTGCTGGCCCTCGCCGGCGTGGGGGCGGTGATCTACAGCTCGGCGGTGGCGTTCACCACGATGAAATGGCTGGTCGCGGCCTATCTCGTCTACCTCGGCGTGCGTCAATGCCTCGCCGTCCGTCGGCCCATTCAGGATTCCCGCGCCGGCACAGGCACTGGATGACTTCGATGCCGTCTGGGCCGCTGTGGCGACGCCGCCGCGGGCGGGCAATGCGTCTTTCGGGAAGGCCGTGGAGCTCGCCTCGCCGTTCGGCCCGAAGGGTACGGGCTGGCCGACCAGCACGTGATCCACGGTGACGGTCAGGTTCATTCCTCCACCGCCTCCAGCCATTCGCTGAAGCAGCGCCGGCCCTGCTCGTGCAGGGTCGCCGAGTGGCGGGCCGTGTCCGCGCGCAGCTGCGGCACGGATACGCCCGGGGTGGCCGCGATCTCCACGGTGTGGCCGATGAACCAGCGCTCCAGCGCGCGCCCCGCGGCCTCGGCGTGGAACTGCAGGGCCAGCGCCCGCTCTCCGTAGGCGAAGGCCTGGTTCTCGCAGGCGCGGGTTGAGGCCAGGCGCGTCGCCCCCGCCGGCAGCTCGAAGGTGTCGCCATGCCAGTGCAGCACCAGGGTGATGCCGCCATCCAGGTGCCGCAGGCAGCCCGCGCGCCCCGCCGCGGTGAGCTCGAGCGGCGCCCAGCCGATCTCCTTCTCCCGCGCCGGGTACACCTGCGCGCCGAGGGCCCGCGCCATGAGCTGGGCGCCGAGGCAGAGGCCGAGGGTCGGGCGGTCGGCGGCGAGGCGCTCCCGCAGCAGCCGGACCTCGTCGGCGAGGAAGGGGTAGTCCGCCTCGTCGGCGGCGCCGATGGGGCCGCCGAGGATCACCAGCAGATCCGGGGCGTGGGGGTCCTCGGCGGTGAGGTCGTCGACGCCGGCCTCGCGATAGCGGATTTGGTAGCCGCTGGCCTCGAGCAGCGGGGCGAGCAGGCCGAGATCCTCGAAGGCGACGTGGCGGATGGCGAGGCAGCGGCGTTCGGCCATGGTCGGGTATCCTCCCTGACGGGGTTGCGGGGCTATTCGACGCGGCCTGGGAGGTCGAGGTCGCCGGAGGCGACGTCGAAGACGTCCTCCACGCAGAGCAGCGGGGCATGCACGCTCTCGTTCACCCGCAGGCCCGAGGTGACGCCGTCGAAGGCGCTGCCCTCGAGGGCGCCGGCGTCACGGAACGGCACCCGCACGGTGACGGAATCGCCGTCGACCAGCGGCGTGTAGCCCGGGCTGTCGATGTAGAGGGGCAGGCCCGGCCAGGTGGCCGGCAGCTCCGGTTCCTCGCCTTCGGGGATGTCGCGCACCTTCAGCCCGCCGGGGCAGTCCTCCTCCGCCGGCACCAGCACCACCCAGTGGCTGTGCCAGCGCCCCCCGTCGTTGTCCGGGTCGCCGTCGCCGTCCTCGTCGAAGGCGGGCGTGTCGTCAAAGTCCGGATGCGCGGTGACCGCGAGGGCCAGGATGCCCTGCTCCGGGCCGAACCCGACCGCCGCCGTGTCGAGCCCGGTGGGCCAGACGTAGGAGTACACCGGCGCGCCGCCGAGGCCACCGGCGGCCTCCGGGCGGTGGGCACCGGCCTCGCCGGCCACCTGCATGCGGAACTCGAGCCAGTGTGTCTCGGCGCTGACCTCGACGCGCACCACGTCGAAGGCGGCGTCCGCGCCGCCGCGCTCGGCGTCAATGCCGTGAGCCGCGGCGAGGGCGGGCAGGAGGGAGAGCGCGATGGCGGGAGCACGATGGAGCGGGTGCATGGCGTCAGTCCTCCGGTGTGGGGTGGGAAGCGGTGAATCGCCGCCAGTTGCGGCGCGCGAGTGCCCCGTCCGCCGGCTCGTGGTCGGGGCAGTCCAGGCGCAGGTGGCGGTCGCCGAAGGGGGCGTCGACGAAGGCGCAGTGATGGGGCGTCGCCGGGTCGTCGTGGGCGTGGGGCCGGAAGTAGCGGCAGCTCGCGCACATGCGCTGCACCGGGATCGCCCCGCGCGCCTGCAGGCCGCGGATGGTGCGGGTGAGCAGCCGCAGCAGCGCGGCCTGCTCGGCCTCCGGGAGGTCGTCCACCGCGGCCTGGAGCACATCCGGCCAGTCGCTGAGGCGCTCGGCCTCCGCCGTGCCGCGGTCGGTGAGCCGGATCGCCCGCGCCCGGCGGTCGTCCGCGGCGGGCTCGCGGCGCAGCAGCCCCTTCGTCTCCAGCGCCGTCACCGCCTGGCTCGCCGTCGGCGCCCGCACCGCGAGCTCGTCCGCCAGCGTGGAGAGCCGCAGCGGGCCGCGGGCGCGCAGCAGGGTCAGCACCTGCGCCTGGGTGGGCGTGAGGCGCTGCTCGCGGCCCTGGCTCCAGGCCTCGTGGCGCAGGACCAGGGAGAGCTTCGCGAGCCCGGCCACCACCCGGCGGGGCAGCGGTTCGCTGAGGGTGTCGAACGGGGTTTGCATAGTGGTTAGTAGTACTAAATAAATGTCCGGGACCTGTCAAGCCGGCGGTCCCACGCACGCAGCCATCGGTTGCAGTAAGGTGAAAGCCGGCGGTGCCCGTCCTGGTGCAGTCTTCTGAGGGGCAGGGGCTGCCGGGCCGCGGTGCGCTGCGCGGGCCCGTTTGCCGGGAGGCGAGCATGACGGATCCCTATCACGCGGGTGAGCGTGCCGTGCAGGAGGCCGCGGGCGAGCGGGATGCCGCCCTCGCCAATGGCCGCAACATGAACCCGCGCATTCCGGCGGCGGCCCATGGCTTCGTCGCGCAGCAGCAGTTCGTGCTCCTCGGCGGTGCGGACCGGGAGGGCCGGCTCTGGGCGGCGCTGATCGCCGGAGCGCAGGGCTTCGCGCAGGTGGCCGTTGCCGGGGAGACGCTGTCCCTGCAGCTCTCCGACCCGGGCGCCGTGCTGCCCGCGGTGGAGCCGCTGCGCGCCCTGCAGGCCGGCGATCACCTCGGCGTGCTATTCATCGAGCTCGCCACCCGGCGGCGCCTGCGGGTCAACGGGCGGGTGCGCTCGGTTGGCGCCGGTGAGCTCGTGCTCACCACCGACCAGGCGTATGCGCTCTGCCCGAAGTACATCCAGCGCCGCCGGCTCGAGGAGCGCCCCGCCGGGGGTGTCGCTGCGGACGTGCGCGAGGGTGAGCGGATGGATGGCGAGATCCGTGCCTGGATCGAGGCCGCCGACACGTTCTTCGTCGCGAGCGCGCACCCGGACGGGCCGGCCGACGTCTCCCACCGTGGCGGGCGGAGCGGCTTCGTCGAGGTGGCGGAGGGCAGGCTCCGGATCCCGGACTACCCTGGCAACAGCATGTTCAACACCCTCGGCAACTTCACCCTGCGCCCCGAGGCCGGGCTCGCCTTCATCGACTTCGAGGGCAACCGGCAGCTCCAGCTCACCGGTTCGGTGGAGCTCGCGCTGGATCAGGGCGACCGTGACGGGCGCACCGGCGGTACCGGGCGCTGGTGGTCGTTCCGCCCCGAGGCGTGGCGGATTGCGCCGCTCAACCGCGCCTTCGTGTGGGAGCTCATCGACAGCTCCCCGTTCAACCCGTGACGGGCGCGGCATGCAGCTTGTGCTAGCCGAGCGCACGCCGGTCGCCGAGGATACCCTGCGCCTGCGGCTGGCGCCGGCCTCCGGCCAGGGGCTGCGGCCGTTCGCGCCCGGCGCGCATCTGGCGCTCTCCTTTGCCGGCCTAGAGCGCCGCTACTCCCTGACCTCCGACCCCGCGGGCGTGGATTATTACGAGATTCACGTCCTGCGCGTGCGCCCGAGCCGGGGTGGCTCTGAGTATCTGCACGAGCAGGCGCAGCCCGGGGAGCGCATGGACGCCGCCGGCCCCTTCCACGCCTTTGCGCTTCAGGAGGACGCGCCCCGCTCGGTCTTCATCGCAGGTGGCATCGGCATCACCCCGTTCCTGACCATGATGGCTGCGCTGGAGCGGCGGGGCCGGAGCTTCGCCCTGCACTATGCGGCCCGCCGTGCGGAGAGGCTGCTGCCGCTGCCACCCTACCGCCACGGGGACGTGCACCGCTATAGCGCCGCCGACGGCGTGCGGCTGCAGGTGCCGGAGCTGCTTGCCGGGCTCTCCCCGGCGCTGCCGCTCTACGTCTGCGGCCCCCGCGGGCTGATCGAGTCGGTGCGCCAGTGCGCGGCCGCGCTCGGCTGGCCGGCGGTTCGGGTGCGCTTCGAGAGCTTCGGCGCCGCGCAGCGGCCCGGGGACCGGCCGGTGCTGGTGCGCCTTGCCCGCAGCGGGCTGAGCATCGAGGTGGCGCCGGGGCGGAGCATCCTGGACGCTCTGCTCGAGAACGGCGTCTGGACCGGCTACGAGTGCCGGCGGGGCGAGTGCGCATCCTGCGTCACCGAGGTGCTCGCCGGCACGCCGGACCATCGGGACTTCTGCCTCACCGAGGCCCAGCGCAGCCACTCGCTCTGCACCTGCGTGTCCTGGGCGCAATCGGCGGAGCTGGTGCTCGATCTATAGCGTCTCGACCTCTGCGCCGGCACGGGCAATGTCCCTGGAGGGTACGCCGCCGAATTGCCGTTGGCTCGTGATGACGGCCGACGAATGACGGGGCAGGAAGCTGAAAGACGGTGCCTGCCGGCAGCGGTAGGAATAGGACGAACCTTCAGCGATTGCGCGTCCGCGCCGGAGTGCCCCATGAGCGCACAGACCCTGACCATCGGACGCCTCACGGTGCCGGGCCCCGGAGGCGTCAACACCTGGTGGGTGGAGCCGGAGGCCGGGGTGGCTGTCATCGACCTCCAGCGCGACCCCCGGGCCGCCGAGCGTGCCATCGAGGCGGTGCGCGCCCTCGGCAAGCCTGTCTACGCGCTGCTGCTGACCCACGCGCACCCGGACCACATCGGCGGCGCCGAGGCCTTCCGCCGTGCTTTCCCGAGGGCCCCCCTCTGCGCCACCCGGGCGACCGACCGCGAGATCCGGCTCGATCCCCACGGTTTCCAGCGTCTCACCCGCGAGGCCCTCGGCGCCGCGGCACCCGAGACCTATCCGCCCGCGGATCGCATCCTCGGCGAGCGCGAGCGCCTGGTGTTCTGGGATCTGCACCTCGAGGCCCGCGAGCTCGGACCCGGTGAGGCGGGCTCGGCGACCGTCTACTGGGTCAAGCGCAGCGGCGCGCTTTTCTGCGGCGATGTGGTCGGCAACGGCGTCATCCCCTTTCTGCTGGAAGGGCGCAGCGGCGCCTGGCTCGCCCAGCTCGACCGCCTGGAGGCGGAGTTCCCCGAGGCCGAGCGTCTCTACCCGGGCCACGGCGATCCGGGTTCGCCCGCGGTGCTCATCGCCGGGCAGCGGCGCTACCTGGAGCGCCTGCGCGCAGAGGTGGAGCGCCAGATCACCGAAGGTCACTGGGACGGTGAGTCGCTCGACGCCTCGGGCCGTCGGGCCGTGGCCGGCGCCATGGCCGCCGAGTACCCCGAGGCGGTGCCGGTCGCCCCGATTCCGGACCTCGCCGAGCAGAATGCGGACGCGGTGGCGCGGGAGCTGATGTCGGATAATGGCACGGGGGCTTCCATTGGCCGGGAGGCCGCGCCGCACTGAGGGAGGAGCGATGATGTCGGGAAGGGCGGAGTGGCAGCTGCCGCAGACCTTCGAGTTTCACGGCCGCCTCGTGCGCTACGGCGTCACGGGCAAGGGGCCGCCGCTGGTGATGGTGCACGGCACGCCGTGGTCGTCGTTCAACCTGCGGCATCTGATCGCCGGGCTCGCCGGCGACTTCACCGTCCACTACTACGACCTGCTCGGCTACGGGGCCTCGGACCGGTCGCCGGGCGATGTCTCCCTCGGCATCCAGAACCGGGTGCTCGCCGCGCTGCTGGACCATTGGGGCCTGGATCGTCCGGCCATCATCGGCCACGACTTCGGCGGGGCGACGACGCTGCGTGCCCACCTGCTCGATGGCCGCGACTTCGCGCGCATCGTCCTCATCGACCCGGTGGCGGTGGCGCCCTGGGGCTCGCCGTTCTTCCGCCACGTGCGCGAGCACGAGGCCGCCTTCGCCGGCGTGCCCGGCTACATCCACGAGGCCATCGTGCGCGCCTACGTGCAGACCGCTGCCTACCGGCCCCTGAGCGAGGAGACCCTAGAGGGTGTCCTCGCCCCCTGGCGCGGCGACCCGGGCCAGGCCGCCTTCTACGGCCAGATCGCCCAGGCCGACCAGCGCTACACCGACGAGGTCCAGCCCCGCTACGGCGGGATCACCCGCCCCGTGCTCCTGCTCTGGGGCCGCGAGGATGCCTGGATCCCGGTCGAGCGTGGCGAGGCGCTGCAGCGGCTTATCCCCGGCGCGGAGCTGCGCGTCGTCGCCGATGCCGGGCATCTCGTGATCGAGGAGCGGCCCGAGGCGCTGCTGCGCGAGATCCGGCGGTTTCTCGGTGTTGCGGAAGGGGAATGAGCCGGGCGTAGACCCCGGGAAGGGGACGGGGCCACCACCGCGCGGATCTGTGACGGCACGGCCGGTGTCCAGTGCGCGGCGTCGCGGCGGAAGTCTCCGCAAGCATTCGGTAGTCACGTGCGTGATCAGGTAGCGGCGAGAACGTGGAAGCGCCGTCCCGGGCGGACGCTGCACAATCTCTCTCGTTGTCGCTGCCGGAGGCGGTCAAGGAGCGCCTCCTCGCCACCCGCGACCGGCGCATCCGCCGCGCCCGCATCAAGTCCCTGCGAGGGAAGCCGCCGCCGGAGTGAGGCGATGGGGTTCGTCGCGGGCGAGCCGCGCCCGTGGCCTTCCCGACGGGATGCTGCCTGCAACGACCGTCAGGAATCTGGAAGCCCCGGTAAGCGGCGTCGTGCTATCCAGGGACGCCTGAGACACCGCAGGCCCGGCGGCGCGGCCGCGCGAGGAGCAGAGAATGAGCAGTGTTTCCGTCCCCGTTCCCGCCTGGCGCAAGCCGGTGGTCATCCTCCTCTGCGGCTGCCTCATCGCCCTCATCGGGTTCGGCCTGCGCTCTAGCCTCGGCGTGTTTACCGACCCGCTCTCGGAGGGGCGCGGCTGGAGCCGCGAGGTGTTCGCGCTTGCCATCGCCCTGCAGAACCTGCTCTGGGGCCTCGGCCAGCCGCTCGCCGGAGCGGTGGCGGACCGCTTCGGCACCGCCCGGGTGCTGACCGCCGGCGGGCTGCTCTATGCCCTCGGCATCGCGCTGATGGCGCTTGCGCCGACCCCCGGAGCGCTGTACCTGAGCGGCGGGTTGCTCGTGGGGCTCGGACTCTCCGGGGCGTCGTTCCCGGTGGTGATCGCCGCCTTCGGCCGGCTGCTGCCGCCGGAGCGGCGCTCCTGGGCCTTCGGCATGGGCACCGCCGCGGGCAGTCTCGGGCAGTTCGTGTTCGCGCCGCTCGGCCAGGCGTTCATCGCCGCCTATGGCTGGGAGACCGCGCTGCTGCTGCTTGCCGCCACGGTGGCGCTGATCCCGCTGCTGGCGCCGCCGCTGGCCGGCCGTGGTGGCACCCAGGCGGCTGCGGGCGAGACCACGCTCGGCTTCCGGGACGCCCTGCAGCGTGCCTTCGGCCACGGCAGCTACTGGCTGCTGCTCGCCGGCTTTTTCGTCTGCGGCTTCCATGTGGCGTTCATCACCACGCATCTGCCGCCCTATCTGACGGACCTCGGCGTGAGCGCGGCGCTGGCCGCCTGGAGCATCGGGCTGATCGGCCTGTTCAACATCGTCGGCTCCTACAGCTCCGGGGTCCTAGGCGCACGCTATCCCAAGCGACATCTGCTGAGTGGCCTGTATGCGGCGCGGGCGGTGGCGATCGCGCTGTTCCTGATGCTGCCGCCGAGCCCGGCGGTGACGCTCGCCTTTGCCGCGGCCATGGGGCTGCTGTGGCTGTCCACGGTGCCGCTCACCTCGGGCCTGGTGGCCGTCATGTTCGGCACCCGCTACCTCGGCACGCTGTTCGGGCTCGTCTTCCTCTCCCATCAGGTGGGAGCCTTTCTCGGCGTGTGGCTTGGCGGCGCGCTGTTCGAGCGCTTCGGCTCCTACGACCCGGTGTGGTGGATCGCCGTAGCGCTCAGCGTCGTGGCGGCGGCGCTGCACTGGCCCATCCGCGAGGCGCGTGCGCCGGCGTTCGTGGCGCCGGAGGCCGCTTGAGGGGCGGACGTTCATGTATTTCGGTATCGGAGCAGGCAGTTCCTCACGGTACGGGTGAACGCGCCTACGGAGGCGGGTGAGCGGCGGCACGCCATGGTCAGCACCGTCAACACGGGGGCTCGCCCGAGGGCCTGGCCGTCAGCTGCCCGTTACGAATGCTTGCACGCAGCTCGGCCTTGTGCCGTTCAGCTTGGCGGTATCCGGAACACCAGGCTGTAGAGGACCGGCACCACGCCGAGGGTGAGCATCGTGCCCACGGCGAGGCCG is from Spiribacter halobius and encodes:
- a CDS encoding DMT family transporter, with the translated sequence MEDAVGMAWIHLALAGVAEVVFVVGMKLSRGFERPAWVAVAAVFLLTSVGLLTLVAKALPISVAYPIWTAAGIFGSAIVGALAFGEAMSMPKLVGLTLIVAGVASLRVAA
- a CDS encoding FMN-dependent NADH-azoreductase: MGREPPAIISERWIAAAFEQKGRRTAEQVEVLKQSDTLIDEIRRADVLLIATPNYNYGMPAALKAWVDQVIRVEETFSFDLARGDQPLEPILSGRTMVILSSSGEFGYAPGGPNAEHNHLEPHLRSAGRLFGVSSTFHIAIEYEEFGGERHALSKAEAHRRARELARQLASTSVDHCAEQA
- a CDS encoding DMT family transporter, with amino-acid sequence MSIRRQPSSNVLKAHLGMLGWAVIVGSSFPVVGLLTQGLPPLQLTALRFAIAAGVLWPLVRLPSDRRPGLRALAVYALMGLCLASFFGAMFWAAHRTTALTMSVLYVSVPFLAYLFGRMLALEPRALDLPLILGAGAAGALALVWAEAASSGGSVRFALADAVFFAGCIGSALYPVLSKWGLERQLLSRSAAVRTFWSLAAGAVAIGVLGALAEGAGALARVTLRDLLIVGYLAVFSSGVTFWLMQRSTEVMTPGAVTAYTYLVPSVSMVVLFWENPALVGWQWLPGTMLVAAAIALLAARDTRGQLPARGHR
- a CDS encoding alpha/beta fold hydrolase, giving the protein MNGKTAPWRNWQDFRAAQRELRLPAGAAAHIEVSIRYIDVGEPRRGSLLLMHGIPTWGYLYHEVIPAFVRAGYRVIAPDFLGHGWSDRRDRFDRSFQDQARMIDALLSALGLRGLDIVGHDTGGAVALILAIEHAALVRRMVITNSVCYDRFDDDMLDFGHPLRWKPRPVAELVAELEESLAAGLSNRDRLTAGFREGIIAPWASEEGKLSLLRNAAALNANQTMALVDRHGTIRAPTLVLWGMDDPWQKAEDGARLAQEIPDARFQGIDGASHWLPQDAPERFSAAVLDFLGS
- a CDS encoding LysE family translocator, which produces MDVWLAFVMASVVVTLLPGPSMLLVIAKALAEGPARSLATVTGVVVADACLMLLALAGVGAVIYSSAVAFTTMKWLVAAYLVYLGVRQCLAVRRPIQDSRAGTGTG
- a CDS encoding glutamine amidotransferase, whose protein sequence is MAERRCLAIRHVAFEDLGLLAPLLEASGYQIRYREAGVDDLTAEDPHAPDLLVILGGPIGAADEADYPFLADEVRLLRERLAADRPTLGLCLGAQLMARALGAQVYPAREKEIGWAPLELTAAGRAGCLRHLDGGITLVLHWHGDTFELPAGATRLASTRACENQAFAYGERALALQFHAEAAGRALERWFIGHTVEIAATPGVSVPQLRADTARHSATLHEQGRRCFSEWLEAVEE
- a CDS encoding MarR family winged helix-turn-helix transcriptional regulator gives rise to the protein MQTPFDTLSEPLPRRVVAGLAKLSLVLRHEAWSQGREQRLTPTQAQVLTLLRARGPLRLSTLADELAVRAPTASQAVTALETKGLLRREPAADDRRARAIRLTDRGTAEAERLSDWPDVLQAAVDDLPEAEQAALLRLLTRTIRGLQARGAIPVQRMCASCRYFRPHAHDDPATPHHCAFVDAPFGDRHLRLDCPDHEPADGALARRNWRRFTASHPTPED
- a CDS encoding pyridoxamine 5'-phosphate oxidase family protein: MTDPYHAGERAVQEAAGERDAALANGRNMNPRIPAAAHGFVAQQQFVLLGGADREGRLWAALIAGAQGFAQVAVAGETLSLQLSDPGAVLPAVEPLRALQAGDHLGVLFIELATRRRLRVNGRVRSVGAGELVLTTDQAYALCPKYIQRRRLEERPAGGVAADVREGERMDGEIRAWIEAADTFFVASAHPDGPADVSHRGGRSGFVEVAEGRLRIPDYPGNSMFNTLGNFTLRPEAGLAFIDFEGNRQLQLTGSVELALDQGDRDGRTGGTGRWWSFRPEAWRIAPLNRAFVWELIDSSPFNP
- a CDS encoding PDR/VanB family oxidoreductase — encoded protein: MQLVLAERTPVAEDTLRLRLAPASGQGLRPFAPGAHLALSFAGLERRYSLTSDPAGVDYYEIHVLRVRPSRGGSEYLHEQAQPGERMDAAGPFHAFALQEDAPRSVFIAGGIGITPFLTMMAALERRGRSFALHYAARRAERLLPLPPYRHGDVHRYSAADGVRLQVPELLAGLSPALPLYVCGPRGLIESVRQCAAALGWPAVRVRFESFGAAQRPGDRPVLVRLARSGLSIEVAPGRSILDALLENGVWTGYECRRGECASCVTEVLAGTPDHRDFCLTEAQRSHSLCTCVSWAQSAELVLDL
- a CDS encoding MBL fold metallo-hydrolase codes for the protein MSAQTLTIGRLTVPGPGGVNTWWVEPEAGVAVIDLQRDPRAAERAIEAVRALGKPVYALLLTHAHPDHIGGAEAFRRAFPRAPLCATRATDREIRLDPHGFQRLTREALGAAAPETYPPADRILGERERLVFWDLHLEARELGPGEAGSATVYWVKRSGALFCGDVVGNGVIPFLLEGRSGAWLAQLDRLEAEFPEAERLYPGHGDPGSPAVLIAGQRRYLERLRAEVERQITEGHWDGESLDASGRRAVAGAMAAEYPEAVPVAPIPDLAEQNADAVARELMSDNGTGASIGREAAPH
- a CDS encoding alpha/beta fold hydrolase, which encodes MMSGRAEWQLPQTFEFHGRLVRYGVTGKGPPLVMVHGTPWSSFNLRHLIAGLAGDFTVHYYDLLGYGASDRSPGDVSLGIQNRVLAALLDHWGLDRPAIIGHDFGGATTLRAHLLDGRDFARIVLIDPVAVAPWGSPFFRHVREHEAAFAGVPGYIHEAIVRAYVQTAAYRPLSEETLEGVLAPWRGDPGQAAFYGQIAQADQRYTDEVQPRYGGITRPVLLLWGREDAWIPVERGEALQRLIPGAELRVVADAGHLVIEERPEALLREIRRFLGVAEGE
- a CDS encoding MFS transporter; this translates as MSSVSVPVPAWRKPVVILLCGCLIALIGFGLRSSLGVFTDPLSEGRGWSREVFALAIALQNLLWGLGQPLAGAVADRFGTARVLTAGGLLYALGIALMALAPTPGALYLSGGLLVGLGLSGASFPVVIAAFGRLLPPERRSWAFGMGTAAGSLGQFVFAPLGQAFIAAYGWETALLLLAATVALIPLLAPPLAGRGGTQAAAGETTLGFRDALQRAFGHGSYWLLLAGFFVCGFHVAFITTHLPPYLTDLGVSAALAAWSIGLIGLFNIVGSYSSGVLGARYPKRHLLSGLYAARAVAIALFLMLPPSPAVTLAFAAAMGLLWLSTVPLTSGLVAVMFGTRYLGTLFGLVFLSHQVGAFLGVWLGGALFERFGSYDPVWWIAVALSVVAAALHWPIREARAPAFVAPEAA